In Cryptomeria japonica chromosome 10, Sugi_1.0, whole genome shotgun sequence, a genomic segment contains:
- the LOC131046597 gene encoding trifunctional UDP-glucose 4,6-dehydratase/UDP-4-keto-6-deoxy-D-glucose 3,5-epimerase/UDP-4-keto-L-rhamnose-reductase RHM1-like gives MASNGSSSEYVPKNILITGAAGFIASHVANRLVKKYPQYKIVVLDKLDYCSNLKNLKPSSPSLNFKFVKGDIGSADLVNYLLITEKIDTIMHFAAQTHVDNSFGNSFEFTKNNIYGTHVLLEACKVTGQITRFIHVSTDEVYGETEKDAIEGNHEASQLLPTNPYSATKAGAEMLVMAYGRSYGLPVITTRGNNVYGPNQFPEKLIPKFILLAMQGKSLPIHGDGSNVRSYLYCEDVAEAFEVVLHKGEVGHVYNIGTQKERRVIDVAKDICKLFSLDPQKVIKFVDNRPFNDQRYYLDDKKLKDLGWCERTKWEEGLQKTMEWYVSNPDWWGDVSGALLPHPRMLTMAGDEKYAAGHDGVEMVVNNAVKENC, from the coding sequence ATGGCGAGTAATGGCAGCAGCAGCGAGTATGTTCCCAAGAACATACTCATCACAGGGGCAGCAGGTTTCATAGCCTCCCATGTGGCTAACAGGCTTGTGAAAAAGTACCCACAATACAAGATTGTGGTATTGGACAAGCTGGACTACTGCTCCAATCTGAAGAACCTGAAACCATCCAGTCCATCCCTTAATTTCAAGTTTGTGAAAGGAGACATTGGGAGTGCAGATCTGGTGAATTATCTTCTCATTACAGAGAAAATTGACACCATCATGCACTTTGCAGCTCAGACCCATGTGGACAATTCATTTGGCAACAGTTTTGAGTTCACCAAGAACAACATCTATGGGACTCATGTCCTTCTAGAGGCATGCAAGGTCACTGGGCAGATTACAAGATTCATTCATGTGAGTACTGATGAAGTGTATGGTGAAACAGAAAAGGATGCCATTGAGGGCAATCATGAGGCTTCTCAGCTTTTGCCCACAAATCCTTACTCTGCAACTAAGGCAGGTGCTGAGATGCTGGTCATGGCCTATGGGAGATCCTATGGCTTGCCTGTGATTACTACAAGAGGGAATAATGTTTATGGCCCCAATCAATTCCCAGAGAAGCTCATACCCAAATTCATTCTTCTCGCAATGCAAGGTAAGTCACTTCCTATCCATGGTGATGGATCCAATGTGAGAAGTTATTTATACTGTGAGGATGTAGCTGAGGCATTTGAGGTTGTTTTGCACAAGGGTGAAGTTGGGCATGTTTATAACATTGGTACTCAGAAAGAAAGGAGGGTTATAGATGTAGCTAAGGATATCTGTAAGCTCTTTTCATTGGATCCACAGAAGGTTATTAAGTTTGTAGACAATAGGCCTTTCAATGACCAGAGGTATTATTTGGATGATAAAAAGCTCAAGGATCTGGGGTGGTGTGAGAGAACCAAATGGGAAGAAGGGCTGCAGAAAACAATGGAGTGGTATGTTAGCAACCCAGATTGGTGGGGTGATGTTTCTGGAGCTCTTTTGCCTCATCCAAGAATGCTTACAATGGCAGGGGATGAAAAATATGCAGCTGGACATGATGGGGTTGAAATGGTTGTCAACAATGCTGTTAAggaaaattgttga